The following are encoded in a window of Salinibacter ruber DSM 13855 genomic DNA:
- a CDS encoding isoaspartyl peptidase/L-asparaginase family protein, producing MSLSLHSRQVETRGPLLLVHGGAWDIPDAALESHREGLQSVLEAGTAAVQEEAEALAGVTTATRALEAHGAFNAGYGAMLNQDGAAELDAGVMTGATLDYGAVMAAQRLEHPVGVARRLLETGEGRVRMLVGEGAERFADATGTELVPNETLVHPRERRRHERIRAQAEANHPSRSFRPGGADPQGRDTVGAVMRDATGTLAAATSTGGTPFKPPGRVGDSPLPGAGFYADAHVAVSTTGWGEAIAAVGLARSVRERVRAGDSAEAAARASLSRMHEQVRAPDGGGATGGCIVVTPEEAAVAFTTPRMARAWTDGTDARQRL from the coding sequence ATGTCCCTCTCCCTCCACAGTCGGCAGGTTGAGACGCGCGGGCCGCTCCTCCTCGTGCACGGCGGGGCCTGGGACATTCCGGATGCCGCCCTCGAGTCGCACCGCGAGGGGCTTCAATCTGTGCTCGAGGCCGGAACCGCCGCAGTTCAGGAGGAGGCGGAGGCCCTGGCGGGCGTCACGACGGCGACGCGGGCCTTGGAGGCCCACGGCGCCTTTAATGCGGGCTACGGGGCGATGCTGAATCAAGACGGGGCGGCGGAGCTGGACGCCGGGGTCATGACGGGGGCCACCCTGGACTACGGGGCCGTCATGGCCGCGCAGCGCCTGGAGCACCCGGTCGGGGTGGCCCGCCGGTTGTTAGAGACGGGGGAGGGGCGCGTGCGAATGCTGGTGGGGGAGGGGGCGGAGCGGTTTGCGGACGCCACGGGGACGGAGCTCGTCCCGAACGAGACGCTGGTCCACCCTCGCGAGCGACGACGCCACGAGCGGATTCGGGCGCAGGCCGAAGCGAATCACCCGAGCCGGTCGTTTCGCCCAGGAGGCGCCGATCCGCAGGGGCGCGATACGGTGGGGGCGGTGATGCGGGACGCCACGGGTACGCTCGCGGCGGCGACCTCCACCGGGGGGACGCCTTTCAAGCCGCCGGGACGGGTGGGCGACTCGCCCCTGCCGGGGGCCGGCTTCTACGCGGACGCCCACGTGGCGGTCAGTACGACGGGCTGGGGTGAGGCCATCGCGGCCGTGGGACTGGCCCGGAGCGTGCGGGAGCGCGTCCGGGCGGGCGACTCCGCCGAAGCAGCCGCGCGGGCCTCCCTCTCCCGCATGCACGAGCAGGTGCGGGCGCCGGACGGTGGGGGGGCGACGGGCGGATGCATCGTGGTCACCCCCGAGGAGGCCGCAGTGGCCTTCACGACGCCCCGAATGGCCCGGGCGTGGACGGACGGGACCGACGCGCGTCAGCGTCTGTAA